A genomic window from Silene latifolia isolate original U9 population chromosome Y, ASM4854445v1, whole genome shotgun sequence includes:
- the LOC141630166 gene encoding uncharacterized protein LOC141630166: MTIGDGKGTGSGDNKIQQIVPSSQLYLHPSDSPSLMLTQTIFNGENYELWADAVRNGLDAKNKLGFVEGSDKKPVETKEEESLESVAWRQCNAMVKAWIRNVLEPRLHLSITFSGIVTEIWKELKECFSTGNAPRVHQLKGKLNKCKQGKDESVVEYYTKLKSILDELENYSRSQCSGGAAATLSKEREEEKVHPFLMGLDTIKYGHIRSKLLMKDDITSLSRAYALVLREERHKFVTKGKEEMNEAAMAVRVGVDSKDAQEETKPKTCTYCKKPWHTEENCYQKHGFPS, translated from the coding sequence ATGACGATTGGTGATGGAAAAGGAACTGGCAGTGGTGATAATAAAATACAGCAAATCGTGCCGTCTTCTCAATTATACCTTCATCCTTCAGATAGTCCAAGTTTGATGCTAACACAAACGATTTTTAATGGTGAAAACTATGAGCTTTGGGCAGATGCGGTACGTAATGGACTCGACGCCAAGAATAAGTTGGGTTTCGTCGAGGGATCTGACAAAAAGCCGGTTGAGACCAAAGAAGAAGAGAGTCTTGAGAGCGTAGCATGGCGACAATGCAACGCCATGGTCAAAGCATGGATACGGAACGTCCTCGAACCAAGGTTGCATCTGAGCATCACGTTTAGTGGCATCGTGACAGAAATTTGGAAGGAGCTTAAGGAGTGTTTTTCGACAGGTAATGCCCCACGGGTACACCAGTTAAAGGGTAAACTCAACAAATGCAAGCAAGGCAAAGATGAATCCGTAGTTGAGTATTATACCAAATTGAAATCAATTTTGGATGAATTGGAAAATTATAGCCGTTCCCAATGTTCGGGTGGAGCAGCGGCGACATTGTCTAAGGAGCGTGAAGAAGAAAAAGTACACCCGTTTCTCATGGGACTAGACACCATCAAGTATGGCCACATTCGTTCTAAATTGCTCATGAAGGACGACATCACATCCCTGAGTCGAGCCTATGCCTTAGTCTTGCGAGAAGAAAGGCATAAATTTGTGACAAAAGGAAAAGAAGAGATGAATGAAGCGGCCATGGCAGTTCGTGTTGGTGTTGATTCGAAAGACGCTCAAGAGGAAACAAAACCTAAGACTTGCACGTATTGTAAGAAACCTTGGCACACTGAAGAGAATTGTTACCAGAAACATGGTTTCCCAAGTTGA